The Pseudochaenichthys georgianus chromosome 24, fPseGeo1.2, whole genome shotgun sequence genome includes a region encoding these proteins:
- the LOC139433043 gene encoding zinc finger protein 862-like, with amino-acid sequence MSPQKVPECEQNDGPPSHEKVSAKRPCSVISPMAGPSKKAKSDIALTPKRKRTFIETWKTQFPWVRCVDDIMFCEVCREYPSIADHNSKRYEGVTGSKRIETLQSHESSKYHLLCIQRKEVTEKGTGPMFVALKKQAENMDDQLKPMFNTAFYVAKQKLPFRSFEGLIELQEKNGIKMPTQYRNDKGCKAFVQAIAEVEKDRVSEDLKASRFFALMGDGSTDISVTEQENVYVRYVKDGLPATEFIDIMAVKSADANGVLAALLEALHHVDLTDGDIKKKIIACTFDGASVNQGAKGGVIVKLRELLGHVLISIWCAPHKLELSLLDATKATDFIDIVEKGVDPIYRFYYGSGKRRREVNAISAVIDEDPVYFLAPCGTRWMASRLRAYKAVIKNYNSVILHMEEASNRKTDEGAKCVGYLKVLKSAKFVDGLHFMVDVLEVLANVSLAFQSNDLFIYDVDVKLCEARIKLEGLKHNRGDVYTAYMATCKDGKFDSKNNGHIASLKGTGISETVKNSFLENCVKFLEKRFSFLKDTPFSDFHVLDPRNVPRSDAQLATYGDVQVMNMVTHFESVTNIPRQWPALKARLKYRQRQPAKEVISDLLTENHPDVKDVLVLVYMMVTLSPSSAAVERGFSLMNLIKTSRKSQMTNETLGSLMRVSHITTTVAEFDPEPAIQKWKTSAKTKRYVKAAQSLLQ; translated from the exons ATGAGTCCTCAGAAAGTCCCAGAGTGTGAGCAGAACGATGGCCCCCCCAGTCACGAGAAAGTCTCTGCTAAAAGGCCATGTTCCGTTATCTCACCAATGGCTGGTCCATCTAAAAAGGCCAAGAGTGACATCGCCCTGACACCCAAGAGGAAAAGAACATTCATTGAGACTTGGAAAACCCAGTTTCCATGGGTAAGATGTGTGGACGACATCATGTTCTGTGAGGTCTGCAGAGAATATCCATCCATTGCTGACCACAACAGTAAACGGTACGAGGGTGTCACAGGGTCAAAACGCATTGAGACACTTCAGTCACACGAGTCCAGCAAATATCACCTTCTCTGCATTCAAAGGAAAGAGGTCACAGAGAAAGGCACAGGGCCAATGTTTGTGGCTCTCAAGAAGCAGGCAGAAAATATGGACGACCAACTGAAACCCATGTTCAACACTGCGTTTTATGTCGCCAAACAAAAGTTGCCTTTCCGTTCATTTGAGGGCCTCATCGAACTTCAAGAGAagaatggcattaaaatgccgACACAGTACCGGAACGATAAGGGGTGCAAGGCATTTGTGCAGGCCATTGCAGAAGTCGAGAAGGACAGAGTTTCTGAAGACCTCAAGGCTTCAAGATTCTTCGCTCTGATGGGAGATGGATCCACGGATATATCTGTGACAGAACAGGAGAATGTATATGTTAG GTATGTCAAAGATGGACTTCCAGCGACAGAGTTCATTGACATCATGGCTGTAAAGTCAGCTGATGCTAATGGTGTTCTGGCAGCTCTCCTCGAGGCACTACATCATGTCGACCTAACAGATGGAGACATAAAGAAGAAAATAATAGCCTGCACATTTGATGGTGCCAGCGTTAACCAAGGTGCCAAGGGAGGAGTTATTGTGAAGTTGCGGGAATTGTTGGGGCATGTACTCATTTCGATTTGGTGTGCTCCACATAAGCTGGAGCTGTCGCTCCTAGATGCCACCAAAGCCACTGACTTCATTGACATCGTAGAGAAAGGAGTGGACCCCATCTACAGATTCTACTATGGATCTGGTAAACGTAGGAGGGAGGTGAATGCCATATCAGCCGTTATAGACGAGGATCCTGTCTATTTCTTAGCACCCTGTGGCACTAGGTGGATGGCGTCAAGACTCCGGGCATACAAGGCTGTAATAAAAAATTACAACTCCGTCATCCTACACATGGAAGAGGCTTCAAACAGAAAAACAGACGAAGGAGCTAAGTGTGTGGGGTACTTGAAGGTACTGAAGTCTGCAAAGTTTGTTGATGGGCTCCACTTTATGGTAGATGTCTTGGAAGTGTTGGCCAACGTGAGTCTGGCGTTCCAGAGTAATGATCTGTTTATTTATGATGTTGATGTAAAGTTGTGTGAGGCCAGGATCAAGTTGGAAGGCCTTAAGCATAATAGAGGTGATGTCTACACTGCATACATGGCAACCTGCAAGGATGGCAAGTTTGACAGTAAGAACAATGGACACATCGCTTCACTGAAAGGAACAGGTATTTCAGAAACAGTGAAGAATTCCTTCTTGGAGAATTGTGTGAAGTTCCTAGAGAAGAGATTTTCCTTCCTGAAGGATACCCCTTTCAGTGATTTCCATGTTCTTGACCCCAGGAACGTCCCAAGATCAGATGCACAACTAGCTACATATGGTGATGTTCAGGTTATGAACATGGTGACCCACTTCGAGTCCGTAACCAACATCCCTAGACAGTGGCCAGCTCTCAAGGCCAGACTGAAGTACAGGCAGAGGCAGCCCGCCAAGGAGGTCATAAGTGACCTTCTCACTGAGAACCACCCAGATGTGAAGGACGTCCTGGTTCTGGTGTACATGATGGTCACCCTttctccctcctctgctgccgtGGAGCGTGGATTTTCCCTCATGAACCTCATAAAAACATCCAGAAAATCCCAGATGACCAATGAAACTCTGGGGTCACTCATGAGGGTCAGCCACATCACCACCACAGTGGCAGAGTTTGACCCAGAGCCAGCCATCCAGAAATGGAAAACATCTGCTAAGACCAAGAGGTATGTCAAAGCTGCCCAAAGCCTGCTGCAGTGA